AGTCATTCGTTTTCGAGCAGAAGCATCTTTAGATACGTCAAATTCTTTATAGGAAACGTGGTGATGCTGTAAAAACTGTTTAACAATTTCGCAAGGTGGGCAAGCTGGTTGTGTGTACAGCTCTATAGATCTCAATGAAAGCACCTCCCTATATCAAAATGAATGGTGTTAAAGTAGAATGAAGTTTTGGATGATACATAGTATATCGCTATGTTATTATAATAAAAAACGACATATATCGCTATAATAAGGCATTTTCTTATGAAAAATCACGTAAAGTACTTGTGTTTTTTTAGTATGTGGCATATAGTGAAATGGTGTCTTTTAAGTATTAGTTTAGATAAAGTACTTATTTGAATTGATATTGTAGAAAAGTCGAATGCGTAATGATGTAATAGGTGAAAGGAGAGATTATATGTCACAATTACAAGGTATTTTAACTCGTCTTGTGAATCTCCGTGAGCAAGCAAGTGGAAGTGAAGCGCCACAACGCTTCTTCGAAGTAGAGGGAAAAAGAATTTGCAGCGTGAAATATCATGCAAAAACTGAAACATACGAACTTGAAGTATATCAAGATGGTGAAAAGCCAGCTATTTATCAATTTGATAACGTTGATATGATTGCAATTGAAATTTTTGAACTTATTCATTAAGGGATAAAGCAAAACGAATGCCGCAAAGGATTTTATACTTTGCGGCATTTTTTTGTTACTGCGTATGGAGTTTTTGCGGTGGCTTCTGTCCTATTTTCCCGAGAAATACCGACAAAGTGATAGCGGATTTTCTGATAAATGGAAGGAAAGGGTCGAATGCTGTAAAAAAAACAAAATAAAAAATTCAGATAATTATGAACTTTCGTTGACACTTGTTTTAAAAAAATCTAGACTTAACATATAAGGGAGAACATCGAGTGTGTCTGCTTCTATTCCCTCTTAAAGGTTCGCATTTACGTAAGCAAGCTATTTTCATTTTGTAGCTTGTTCTTTTTCTCTTTACACACGTGGAAGTTATGAGAAATGGAAGGAGAATGTATAAATGATTGATATTGATCACAATCAGTTAAATCAAATTGAACTTCGAGATTTGCTTGTCACTTCTGATAAAGTTGCTCATGTTCAAGTGGGAAATAATTTAGAACATGCTTTGCTTGTGTTAACAAAGACTGGCTATACGTCCATTCCCGTATTAAACCCAAGGTTTCAGCTGCAGGGGTTCGTGAGCATGACGCTTATTTTAGATTCGATTTTAGGGTTAAAGCGCATTGAATTTGAACGATTAGAAACCATGAAAGTAGAAGAAGTTATGAATCAAAATGTTCCTCGTGTCTCCATGAAAAAATCCGTATTAAAAGTCATAAATGCCATGATTAACCATCCTTTTTTGTGCGTAGAGAATGAAGATGGTATTTTTGAAGGGATTTTAACGCGAAGAAATTTGTTAAAGTCATTAAGGAGGCAGTCCATCATTCTCCCGAAAGAGTCATTTCAATAATTTTTTTAAGAAATCGTGTTTCAGCCTATCTTTCTCCGTTTTTTTCTTATATGATAAAGGTAAAATGAAAGTAAAAAGAGGCTTGAAAGGAATAACTGAATGCAATTAATAGAATGTCGAATGCTCGTTGTATTAGCTCAAGAATTAAATATGAGAAAAGCTGCAGAGAGATTATTTGTATCGCAACCAGCTTTATCACAGAGGCTGCAAACCATTGAAAAAGCATGGGATACACAAATCTTCATTCGTTCGCAAAAAGGACTGTCATTAACGCCTGCTGGAGAAAAGATTGTTCAATTTGCAAAAGAAGTAGTAGAAAAAGAAGATCGGGTTCGCGAGGACTTGCATCATTTAGATAATGAAGTATATGGTACACTCAAATTAGCGGTGGCTTCGATTATTGGACAGCACTGGCTGCCGGCGGTGTTAAAACGCTATATGGATCGTTACCCACATGCTAAAATCTCTCTTGTAACCGGCTGGAGCAGTGAAATGCTTCGCTATCTGTACGAAGATGAGGTACATATTGGAATCATACGCGGAAATCCGGATTGGAAAGGCGTCAAAGAACATTTGTTTACAGATCCTCTTTACCTAGTTGATTCAGAAATTGAAAGGGCAGCGGAAGTAGTAAATACTCATCGACCATTTATTCAATTTAAAAGTGACTCAACGTATTATCAAGAAATTTTAGAATGGTGGCATCGAGAGTTTCATACTACACCGAAGCGTACGATTGTAGTGGATCAGATTGAGACGTGTAAACAAATGGCTTTAAATGGTCTTGGTTTCGCTATTTTACCATCGATTGCTATCAAAGAAGCTGGAAGCCATATTCATCGGACGCCGCTTCTAAAAGCAAATGGCGAGCCAATTACACGAGACACTTCTTTAGTTGGATATGAATCAGCGTTTAAACTGAAGCAAGTTCGAGCATTTGTTGATATTGTACGTGAATACGTAAGAGAAACGGTCTAAAGCGAGCTCAGGTGCTCGCTTTTTTTATTTGCAATCGTTATCTTTTTATTAAAACGATAATGATGCTTGTCATTGTGAAAGCATTTTGTTACATTAAATGAGACATTGCTTACTTAGGAGGAATACATAATGAAAATGATGGATGCTAATGAGATTATCTCATTTATTCAAAACAGTACAAAATCAACACCGGTAAAAGTTTACGTAAAAGGTGAAGTAGAAGGAATTGACTTTGGTTCATCTTCTAAAACATTTGTAACGGGCAACACAGGTGTAGTATTTGGTGAATGGAAAGACATCAAAGCTGCTATTGAAGCAAACGAAGGAAAAATTGAAGACTACGTAATTGAAAACGATCGCCGCAACTCTGCGATTCCTTTATTAGATATGAAAGGAATTAAAGCCCGTATTGAGCCAGGCGCTATTATTCGCGATCAAGTTGAAATCGGCGACAACGCTGTTATTATGATGGGTGCATCGATTAACATCGGTTCTGTAATCGGTGAAGGAACAATGATCGACATGAACGTAGTACTTGGTGGTCGTGCAACAGTAGGAAAAAATTGTCATATTGGCGCAGGTTCTGTATTAGCTGGTGTTATTGAGCCACCTTCTGCAAAACCAGTTGTAGTAGAAGATGATGTAGTAATCGGTGCTAATGCTGTTGTTCTTGAAGGGGTAACAGTAGGTAAAGGTGCCGTAGTTGCTGCAGGTGCAATTGTGGTCGAAGATGTAGCTCCTTACACAGTAGTAGCAGGTACGCCAGCACGCGTTATTAAAGAAATTGACGAAAAAACAAAGTCTAAAACAGAAATCAAGCAAGAATTGCGTCAATTAAACGAAGAATAAGAAAAACGATCAGTTTGCGCTTTTTCTTTGCTGAATTAATAGGTTTTAGCGATTGGGATACTGAATCCTTAAACGTATCATATGGACAAGTTGGAAGCGTGGGCAACCACGCTTTCTTCTTTATTTCGTGAGGAGGACATACACATGGCTGAAAATGAATTTGTGAAAATAAGAAGAGAGCTACATAAAATTCCTGAATTAGGGTTTCAAGAGGTGAAAACACAGCGTTTTTTGCTTGATTATATTAACACTCTTCCGCAAGAGCGCTTAGAAGTAAAGACGTGGAAAACGGGACTCTTTGTTAAAGTACATGGTACAAACCCAACTAAAACAATAGGCTACCGAGCAGATATTGACGGTCTTCCTATCACGGAAGAAACGAATTATTCTTTTCAATCACAGCATGAAGGACTCATGCATGCCTGCGGACATGATATGCATATGGCCATTGGGCTAGGCGTACTGACTTACTTTGCTCAGAATGAAATCAAAGATAATGTACTGTTCATCTTTCAACCTGCAGAAGAAGGTCCAGGGGGAGCACAGCCAATGCTCCAAAGCGATATCATGAAAGAATGGCTTCCAGATTTCATCTTCGCCCTTCACGTAGCGCCTGAATATCCGGTTGGCTCGATTGCACTGAAGGAAGGGTTACTATTTGCTAACACGTCTGAGCTATTTATTGATTTAAAAGGAAAAGGCGGGCATGCTGCTTATCCACATACAACAAATGATATGGTAGTTGCTGCTTGTCAGCTCGTTTCACAGCTTCAAACGATTGTTGCTCGCAACGTTGATCCGCTAGACAGCGCTGTAATTACAGTAGGAAAAATTCAAGGCGGGACGGTTCAAAATATTATTGCGGAGCGAGCTCGCATAGAAGGAACCATTCGCACGCTATCTCCTGAATCAATGATGCGTGTTAAAGAACGAATTGAAGCGATTGTTAAAGGAGTAGAAGTAGGGTATCAGTGTGAAACAGCCATTGATTATGGTTGTATGTATCATCAAGTATATAATCACCATGAAGTCACGCGAGAGTTTATGGAGTTTGCCAAAGCGCAAACGGACGTGGATGTTATTGAGTGCAAAGAAGCAATGACAGGAGAAGATTTTGGCTATATGCTAAAAGATATTCCTGGATTTATGTTTTGGCTTGGCGTTCAGTCTGAATATGGGCTTCATCATGCAAAGCTGCAGCCTCATGAAGGCGCAATAGATACTGCGATTTCACTCATTACAAAATATTTTGAACATAAAGGCAATCAATAAATCGTATAATCATTTTTCCTTATGGCTAAATTAATAGCATGAGGAGGTGGGCAACGATGGCACGAATTGGTGTAGAATACGGTTTAACAGATGTACAGGCTGCACTTCAGCAGCTCGGACATGAAGTGGTACAATTACGCAACGAAAGTGATGCACAAGGGTGCGATTGCTGTGTTGTAACAGGACAGGATTCAAACGTAATGGGGATTTCTGATGCAGTAACGCAAGGCTCAGTTATTACAGCTAGCGGATTAACGGCAGAAGAAATTTGTCAGCAAGTAGGCAACAAGGTACAAGGATAAAAGAAAGCCGAAGGAACAAATCCTTCGGCTATTTTTTATGCATGCTGAGGCTGCTTGGCATCTTCAGGCTGCTTTTTATCAATATTTACTTGATGAGGGAACGGAATATCAATACCGTTTGCGTCAAATGCTTCTTTAAACTCTTTGCGAAGCTGACGTTCAACCCCCCACTGCTCACCGTTTTTAGCTTTGCCAACTACACGAAGCACAACGTCCGACGCGCCTAGACCTTGAACTCCTATTACGCTTGGTCCTTCTACAATGTTTTCATTTGTTGCAGCAACGCGCTCGCATACTTTTTCTAGTACGGAAATTGCTTTGTCAATATCATCATCATACGAAATGCCAATATCAATCAACGCGCGCATATTGCCTCGGGAATGATTGCTTAAGCTTGTAATTTCACGGTTAGGCACATAGTGTAAAGTTCCATCAAACCCGCGAATTTGAGTAGTACGCAGACCTACTGATTCGACAATTCCTGAAAAACTTCCGGTTGTTACATAGTCGTCAACATCAAGCTGTTTTTCAAGAAGTAAAAAGAAACCTGTTACAATGTCGCTAACCAGTCCTTGAGCACCGAACCCGATTGCTAGACCCACAACTCCGGCACCAGCTAATAAAGCTGTCGCATGGATATTTACTGCTTCAAGCAGCATGACGACAAAAATAAAAATAAGTACATATGAAAACACATTAACGGTTAAACTTTTGAGTGTGAGCATACGTCCGCGCGTAGCGTTTTCGCGCTCACTCATTCTTTCAAAGGAACGTTCAATAACTTTTTTACCAATTGCTCGTACAAGTAAAAAGACGATAGTAATGGCAATAAGTTTTAACACAATAACTCCAGCATTGGTAAGAAGCTGTTCCCAGTTGATGTCTTGCATCTTAAACATTCGTTGTTCATCCTTCCTATGTTCTGTTTCAATATTACTAAGTGGGAATTTATTCTGTGGAAAAGATTTTGTAAGAGTATGAGCACATTTGTTTATTCCCGATATTAGACATGCTAAACTGAGAAGGTAAATAAATGCAACCCTTTTATAGCATTTTTTTGCTAAAGTCAGGGTTTAATTTGCCCTCAAGGCGGGCATAACAACTATGTTACCATTATAAGGTGTTGTTTAAATTCATTCTTAATTAATATTGACTAAAAAAACAATATCCATTATAATGAAAACCGTTATAACAGTACATAAGTGAGAATGTTTTATACATTTTCTCATTTAATAATTATTTGGAGGGATCATGTATGCCAGAACGTATGGTAGGTAAACAAGCTCCACGCTTTGAAATGGAAGCTGTATTATCAAACAAAGAATTCGGTAAAGTTAGCTTAGAAGAAAATATTAAAAATGACAAATGGACAGTATTATTCTTCTATCCAATGGACTTTACATTTGTATGTCCAACAGAAATCACTGCACTTTCTGACCGTTATGATGAGTTTGAAGATCTTGACGCAGAAGTAATCGGTGTTTCTACAGACACAATCCATACACACTTAGCTTGGATCAACACTGATCGTAAAGATAATGGTTTAGGTGATCTTAAATATCCATTAGCAGCTGATACAAATCACGTTGTTTCTCGTGAGTACGGCGTTTTAATTGAAGAAGAAGGTGTAGCACTTCGCGGTTTATTCATCATCAGCCCAGAAGGCGAATTACAATATTCAGTTGTAAACCACAACAATATTGGCCGTGACGTTGATGAAACTTTACGTGTTCTTCAAGCGTTACAAACTGGCGGACTTTGCCCAGCTAACTGGAAACCAGGTCAAGCTACTTTAAACGCGTAAGCACAACGTTTAAAAGGTCTAACGTCCACGTTAGGCCTTTTTTTCATCGGATAATAAAGAACATTTAGTTAATAATAGTGAAAATAAGGGAGGCTTTTATTCATGAAATTACGTCAGCCAATGCCTGAGTTAACGGGCGCTACAGAATGGTTAAACGGAGAGGTTACAAAAGAGCAGCTAATTGGCGAAAAGCCAACGCTTATTCATTTTTGGTCAGTAAGCTGTCATCTATGTAAAGAAGCAATGCCTCAAGTAAATGAATTTCGCGACCAATACAAAGAACAACTAAACGTAGTAGCCGTTCATATGCCGCGCTCTGAAGATGATTTGGACTTAACAAAAATTAAAGAAGTAGCAGCAGAACATGATATTACGCAGCCAATTTTTGTAGACAGTGAACATAAATTAACGGATGCATTTGAAAATCAATATGTACCTGCATATTATGTATTTGACAAAACAGGTCAGCTACGCCACTTCCAAGCTGGCGGAAGCGGTATGAAAATGCTTGAAAAGCGCGTGAATCGTGTATTAGGCGAGAACGAATAAATACAGGCAGTTGTAACAGGTAAAAAGCATTCGATGCTTAGTAGAACTTGCATCGAATGTTTTTCTTTTTTGTGTGTAGGAAGTAACTGATAAAGGAAATATAAAAATGTGGATTTTTTCTTGTGAGTTTACACCATACTAACACTAACAACATGATACGAAACTTACTATTGGAGGTAATTTACATATGAAATTAGGTATGATTGGCTTAGGAAAAATGGGAGCAAACTTAGTATTGAATTTACTAGATCATAATCATTCTGTGGTAGCATTCGATGTGAACAACGAAGCAGTACAGAAAGTATCAGAAAAGGGAGCAGAAGGAGCTTCTTCCATTCAAGAATTAGTAAGCAAATTAGAAAAACCACGCATTGCTTGGGTAATGGTTCCAGCCGGAGAGCTCACAGAAAAAGTAATTTCTGAGCTTCAAGAATTACTTGAAGAAGGAGATATGATTATCGAAGGCGGTAATTCTAAGTATAAAGATTCCGTACGACGTGCTGCAGCTTCTGCTGAAAAAGGAATTCACTACTTCGATGTTGGAACGAGCGGCGGAATGGAAGGTGCCCGAAACGGCGCTTGTATGATGATTGGCGGAGATAAAGAAGCATTTGCTACAATCGAACCTATTTTCCGCGACATCAACGTAGAAAACGGCTATCTCTATTCAGGTGCAGCAGGAAGCGGTCACTTCTTGAAAATGGTTCATAACGGAATTGAGTACGGCATGATGCAAGCAATTGCTGAAGGTTTTGATGTGTTAGAGAAAAGTGAATTTGACTATGACTACGAAGCTGTAGCCCGCGTATGGAACAATGGCTCTGTTATTCGCTCATGGTTAATCGAATTAATGGAACGTGCATTTTCAAAAGATGCAAAACTTGACAGTATTAAAGGAGTTATGCATTCTTCCGGTGAAGGGAAATGGACGGTTGAATCAGCTTTAGATTTACAAGTGCCAACGCCAGTTATTGCTTTATCTTTAATGATGCGCTATCGCTCACTTGAAGATGATACGTTTACAGGTAAAGTAGTTGCCGCTCTTCGCAATGAGTTCGGCGGACATGCAGTGGAAAAACAATAAAAAAAGAAGCTGGGACAAAAGTATTTTAGACGAAGTGAAAAACGAACCATTGATCAATATGTTTGATTAGTGGTTCGTTTTTTTGTTTGGGTGAATAGTTTCGTCTTTAGATGGAATTCATTTAGCTATATCCCAACCTCTTTTTTATGACTATTTACCTTTTTTTTGAAAAAATATCTAAAAATTATGGTAATTTATTTCGGGAACCGATATATTTAAATATGTGTGCCACATCTTAACTAAGGGAAAGGACGGGGTATATGGGAACGTTTAAAAAACTAAAAGATTTTTATTTGCCGTACCGAATGTACTTTTTTTATTCTGCTATTTGCTTGTTATTTGTAACCTCCATCACTGTGATTTACCCTATTGTGCTGCAATATACGATTGATCATATCGTGTTAGGAAAACAATATCAGCTAGTCGATAATGTAGCATTTATTTTTATTGGACTGATGATCATCAAAGGAATCTTTACATATATTCAGCAATATTACGGCGACTTATTTGGAATTAAGTCCGTGTATACTCTTCGCAATAAACTTTACCGCAAACTTCAGTATTTACCGTTTTCTTATTATGACAATGCTAAAACAGGGGACTTGATGTCCAGGTTGACAGCTGATGTAGAAGGATTTCGTTTTTTTCTATCTTTTGGCTTCTCAGAATTAATTCGCTTCGTCATTTTACTTACTGCCAGCTTTTCCGTTATGTTCTATTACTCTATTTCACTCACTCTTGTCACAATCTGCCTGCTGCCTTTTTTGGGGGTAGCTGTTTATCGTTTTGATAAACGCGTTCATCCAGCGTTTCGCTTAATTCGCCAATCGTTTGGAGAACTTAATACAAATGTTCAAGAAAATATAAGCGGCATACAGACGGTCAAATCATTATCAAGAGAAAAATTTCAAACCTCTAAATTTAACGATTCCAACGGAGTTTATAAAAATCGAAACATTGAAACAGCGAATGTGTGGGCAACTTATTTCCCCTTAATGGAGTTTATAGGGAATTTATCTATTGTTGGTCTCCTTGCTTACGGAGGAGCGCTTGTTATGAACGGAAGCGTACGTCCTGGAGAGCTTGTTGCTTTCTTTAGCTTAACCTCTTATTTAATGTGGCCTATTATGAATCTAGGGTTTGTTATCAATATGTTTTCACAGTCTAAAGCTTCAGGTGAAAGGCTGCTAGAAATTTTAGAAGAAGAAGAAAAAGTCCATGAGCATGCCGGAAGTTTCTCTATTAATGGAACGGTCGAGTTTCAGCATGTTAGCTTATCCTATCCAAACGAGGATAAAAAATCGCTTGAGAACATATCGTTTTCTGCTTCTAAAGGGAAAGTAGTAGGTTTAATCGGTGCAACTGGAGCCGGCAAAACAAGCTTAACACAGCTGCTCACGAGGTTTTATGAACCGACTTCAGGACAGATCTTAGTTAACCATCGTCCGATTAAAGAGTATCCGCTCTCTGTTCTTCGGAAAGAAATTAGCTTTGTACTTCAAGAAACGTTTTTGTTCTCAAGCAGCATAGGAACCAACATCTCTTATGGCGTGCCGGGTATTTCTAGAGAAGACATTATTGATGCTGCAAAACGAGCGCAGGCGCATGATTTTATTATGGAGCTTCCAGATGGATATGATACGATGCTGGGAGAGAGAGGACTGGGGTTATCAGGCGGGCAAAAGCAGCGTATTGCGATTGCACGAGCGCTTATCTTAAATCCTAGTATTCTAGTATTAGATGATGCCACCAGTGCCGTTGATATGAAAACAGAAAGAGAAATTCAATTGGCTTTAAAAGAAGTGATGAAAAATCGTACGACGTTTATTATCGCGCACCGCCTTTCTTCTTTGCGACATGCCGATGAAATCTTGGTCTTACATGAAGGTCGTATAAAAGAGAGAGGAAGCCACGAAACGCTCATTCAAAAGCAAGGGATTTATAAAAACATTTACGACATTCAATATGAAAGCAGTACGTCGGTGATGAACGTATAACAAGGGAGGAATAGAATGGCAGGCGAAAAAAATAAAGTTGTGCGAGAGCGCTTTTATTATCAAACAGATCAAATCATTGATAAGACGTTTAACTGGAAGCAAATGGCCCGCTTGTTTTGTTATCTTCATCCATATCGAAAAAACTTGCTTCCTTTCTCGTTTCTTATGGTCATTATCACGACGGTCATTAGACTCGCTATTCCTATTTTGATAGGTGTCTATACGCTTGATCATGCTGTAAAAGATAAGAATAGCACGCTGCTCATGCAGTTAGTTTTCATCATTTTTAGCTTGTATATCCTATCTTATATTGCGAATGTCTTTCGGATTAAATGGATGAATCAACTCGGGCAGCACGTGATATATGATTTAAGAAAACATTTATTTACGCATGTTCAAGGGCTGTCGCACCGTTTTTTTGATACGCGTTCAGGAGGC
The genomic region above belongs to Priestia megaterium and contains:
- a CDS encoding glutaredoxin domain-containing protein, whose translation is MRSIELYTQPACPPCEIVKQFLQHHHVSYKEFDVSKDASARKRMTTELESYSTPTIRVDQEIIRGFDLQALEKLLNIG
- a CDS encoding YkuJ family protein; its protein translation is MSQLQGILTRLVNLREQASGSEAPQRFFEVEGKRICSVKYHAKTETYELEVYQDGEKPAIYQFDNVDMIAIEIFELIH
- the cbpB gene encoding cyclic-di-AMP-binding protein CbpB, producing MIDIDHNQLNQIELRDLLVTSDKVAHVQVGNNLEHALLVLTKTGYTSIPVLNPRFQLQGFVSMTLILDSILGLKRIEFERLETMKVEEVMNQNVPRVSMKKSVLKVINAMINHPFLCVENEDGIFEGILTRRNLLKSLRRQSIILPKESFQ
- a CDS encoding LysR family transcriptional regulator, whose amino-acid sequence is MQLIECRMLVVLAQELNMRKAAERLFVSQPALSQRLQTIEKAWDTQIFIRSQKGLSLTPAGEKIVQFAKEVVEKEDRVREDLHHLDNEVYGTLKLAVASIIGQHWLPAVLKRYMDRYPHAKISLVTGWSSEMLRYLYEDEVHIGIIRGNPDWKGVKEHLFTDPLYLVDSEIERAAEVVNTHRPFIQFKSDSTYYQEILEWWHREFHTTPKRTIVVDQIETCKQMALNGLGFAILPSIAIKEAGSHIHRTPLLKANGEPITRDTSLVGYESAFKLKQVRAFVDIVREYVRETV
- the dapD gene encoding 2,3,4,5-tetrahydropyridine-2,6-dicarboxylate N-acetyltransferase, which encodes MKMMDANEIISFIQNSTKSTPVKVYVKGEVEGIDFGSSSKTFVTGNTGVVFGEWKDIKAAIEANEGKIEDYVIENDRRNSAIPLLDMKGIKARIEPGAIIRDQVEIGDNAVIMMGASINIGSVIGEGTMIDMNVVLGGRATVGKNCHIGAGSVLAGVIEPPSAKPVVVEDDVVIGANAVVLEGVTVGKGAVVAAGAIVVEDVAPYTVVAGTPARVIKEIDEKTKSKTEIKQELRQLNEE
- a CDS encoding N-acetyldiaminopimelate deacetylase; the protein is MAENEFVKIRRELHKIPELGFQEVKTQRFLLDYINTLPQERLEVKTWKTGLFVKVHGTNPTKTIGYRADIDGLPITEETNYSFQSQHEGLMHACGHDMHMAIGLGVLTYFAQNEIKDNVLFIFQPAEEGPGGAQPMLQSDIMKEWLPDFIFALHVAPEYPVGSIALKEGLLFANTSELFIDLKGKGGHAAYPHTTNDMVVAACQLVSQLQTIVARNVDPLDSAVITVGKIQGGTVQNIIAERARIEGTIRTLSPESMMRVKERIEAIVKGVEVGYQCETAIDYGCMYHQVYNHHEVTREFMEFAKAQTDVDVIECKEAMTGEDFGYMLKDIPGFMFWLGVQSEYGLHHAKLQPHEGAIDTAISLITKYFEHKGNQ
- a CDS encoding YkuS family protein gives rise to the protein MARIGVEYGLTDVQAALQQLGHEVVQLRNESDAQGCDCCVVTGQDSNVMGISDAVTQGSVITASGLTAEEICQQVGNKVQG
- a CDS encoding mechanosensitive ion channel family protein, with translation MFKMQDINWEQLLTNAGVIVLKLIAITIVFLLVRAIGKKVIERSFERMSERENATRGRMLTLKSLTVNVFSYVLIFIFVVMLLEAVNIHATALLAGAGVVGLAIGFGAQGLVSDIVTGFFLLLEKQLDVDDYVTTGSFSGIVESVGLRTTQIRGFDGTLHYVPNREITSLSNHSRGNMRALIDIGISYDDDIDKAISVLEKVCERVAATNENIVEGPSVIGVQGLGASDVVLRVVGKAKNGEQWGVERQLRKEFKEAFDANGIDIPFPHQVNIDKKQPEDAKQPQHA
- a CDS encoding peroxiredoxin, giving the protein MPERMVGKQAPRFEMEAVLSNKEFGKVSLEENIKNDKWTVLFFYPMDFTFVCPTEITALSDRYDEFEDLDAEVIGVSTDTIHTHLAWINTDRKDNGLGDLKYPLAADTNHVVSREYGVLIEEEGVALRGLFIISPEGELQYSVVNHNNIGRDVDETLRVLQALQTGGLCPANWKPGQATLNA
- a CDS encoding TlpA family protein disulfide reductase, producing the protein MKLRQPMPELTGATEWLNGEVTKEQLIGEKPTLIHFWSVSCHLCKEAMPQVNEFRDQYKEQLNVVAVHMPRSEDDLDLTKIKEVAAEHDITQPIFVDSEHKLTDAFENQYVPAYYVFDKTGQLRHFQAGGSGMKMLEKRVNRVLGENE
- the gnd gene encoding phosphogluconate dehydrogenase (NAD(+)-dependent, decarboxylating), producing the protein MKLGMIGLGKMGANLVLNLLDHNHSVVAFDVNNEAVQKVSEKGAEGASSIQELVSKLEKPRIAWVMVPAGELTEKVISELQELLEEGDMIIEGGNSKYKDSVRRAAASAEKGIHYFDVGTSGGMEGARNGACMMIGGDKEAFATIEPIFRDINVENGYLYSGAAGSGHFLKMVHNGIEYGMMQAIAEGFDVLEKSEFDYDYEAVARVWNNGSVIRSWLIELMERAFSKDAKLDSIKGVMHSSGEGKWTVESALDLQVPTPVIALSLMMRYRSLEDDTFTGKVVAALRNEFGGHAVEKQ
- a CDS encoding ABC transporter ATP-binding protein; this translates as MGTFKKLKDFYLPYRMYFFYSAICLLFVTSITVIYPIVLQYTIDHIVLGKQYQLVDNVAFIFIGLMIIKGIFTYIQQYYGDLFGIKSVYTLRNKLYRKLQYLPFSYYDNAKTGDLMSRLTADVEGFRFFLSFGFSELIRFVILLTASFSVMFYYSISLTLVTICLLPFLGVAVYRFDKRVHPAFRLIRQSFGELNTNVQENISGIQTVKSLSREKFQTSKFNDSNGVYKNRNIETANVWATYFPLMEFIGNLSIVGLLAYGGALVMNGSVRPGELVAFFSLTSYLMWPIMNLGFVINMFSQSKASGERLLEILEEEEKVHEHAGSFSINGTVEFQHVSLSYPNEDKKSLENISFSASKGKVVGLIGATGAGKTSLTQLLTRFYEPTSGQILVNHRPIKEYPLSVLRKEISFVLQETFLFSSSIGTNISYGVPGISREDIIDAAKRAQAHDFIMELPDGYDTMLGERGLGLSGGQKQRIAIARALILNPSILVLDDATSAVDMKTEREIQLALKEVMKNRTTFIIAHRLSSLRHADEILVLHEGRIKERGSHETLIQKQGIYKNIYDIQYESSTSVMNV